A part of Aegilops tauschii subsp. strangulata cultivar AL8/78 chromosome 2, Aet v6.0, whole genome shotgun sequence genomic DNA contains:
- the LOC109786152 gene encoding uncharacterized protein, whose translation MGKSSKKSAVEVAPAAGLVPGGKSGKKGKRNAEDDIEKAVSAKKQKTAPEKAVPVKNDLEVKKKLPPKKVESSSSDEDSSESEDEVMVQPKKAAPSAKQESSSDSSDESSSDDEPAKKPATASKKPAALASNGSKKVKSDSSSSDSSSDEDVMVPPKKAAQSAKQESSSDGGDESSSDDEPAKKPAAASKKPAAKTEDSDSSSSDEDEDMLPAKAPATAKKIEESSESSDSESSDSEKPATKVKNSVVATAQKKNQDGSDSDSDDSSDEDMATKKPVAKKVVESSESSDSDSEEEDTTAKPVQSSKAVAGKKGKESSDSSDSDSDSDSEEDTTAKTVSVKKEESSGSSDSDSDSDSDEPAKSTIPAKRPLTTEKKSEHSKDDSDDSSDESDEEEPPQKKPKDSSSGAAKPVSKAAKKESSDDDDSSEESSDSDEEKSKSVSVAKPKQNEPKTPASSGQATTGSKTLFVGNLSYNVETEQVKQFFGEAGEVMDIRFATADDGSFKGFAHVEFATTEAAQKAYELNGGDLAGRPVRLDFARERGAITPGSGRDNSSFKKPGQSNTAFVRGFDSSLGEEEIRSSLQGHFSSCGDIRRVSIPKDYDTGASKGIAYIEFDDISSLPKALELNGSNIGEGLSLFVDEAKPRADNREGADSGNRSAGRFNGGGGRRGRFDGGGGRRGGRFDGGAGRRGGGRFGRGDRGGRSDRGRGRGGAPPRQSAGTPSAGKKITFGDD comes from the exons ATGGGCAAGTCGAGCAAGAAGTCTGCTGTTGAGGTTGCACCTGCCGCTGGGCTGGTCCCAGGTGGAAAATCTGGAAAGAAAG GCAAGAGGAATGCGGAAGATGACATCGAGAAGGCTGTCAGTGCCAAGAAGCAGAAAACTGCCCCTGAGAAGGCCGTGCCTGTGAAGAATGATCTTGAAGTCAAGAAGAAGCTCCCTCCAAAGAAGGTCGAGAGCAGCAGTTCTGATGAGGATTCTTCAGAATCCGAGGATGAG GTGATGGTTCAACCAAAGAAGGCTGCACCGTCTGCTAAACAGGAGTCCAGCTCTGATAGCAGCGATGAGAGCAGTTCTGATGACGAACCTGCAAAAAAGCCTGCTACTGCTTCAAAGAAACCTGCTGCACTTGCTAGCAATGGTTCAAAGAAAGTCAAGTCTGACAGCAGCAGCTCTGACAGCAGCTCTGATGAGGAT GTGATGGTCCCACCCAAGAAGGCTGCACAATCTGCTAAACAGGAGTCCAGCTCTGATGGTGGTGATGAGAGCAGCTCCGATGATGAACCTGCAAAGAAACCTGCTGCCGCTTCAAAGAAACCTGCTGCAAAGACTGAAGATTCAGATAGCAGCAGCTCTGATGAGGATGAA GATATGCTTCCCGCTAAAGCACCAGCAACAGCCAAGAAGATTGAAGAATCCAGTGAAAGTTCTGATTCTGAAAGCTCTGACTCTGAG AAGCCAGCTACTAAAGTGAAGAATTCTGTGGTTGCCACTGCACAAAAGAAAAACCAGGACGGCTCTGACAGTGATTCTGATGATTCATCAGATGAG GATATGGCCACTAAAAAACCAGTAGCCAAGAAAGTGGTAGAATCCAGTGAAAGTTCTGATTCTGACTCTGAGGAGGAG GATACCACTGCTAAACCAGTTCAATCTTCCAAGGCTGTTGCTGGTAAGAAGGGCAAAGAATCTAGTGATAGCTCAGATTCTGACTCAGATTCAGATTCTGAAGAA GATACCACCGCTAAAACAGTTTCTGTAAAGAAAGAAGAATCTAGTGGCAGCTCAGATAGTGACTCGGATTCAGATTCTGATGAA CCAGCAAAATCTACTATTCCTGCGAAGAGGCCTCTGACAACAGAGAAAAAGAGTGAACAT TCCAAGGATGATTCTGATGATAGTTCTGATGAGAGTGATGAGGAAGAGCCTCCACAAAAGAAGCCTAAG GATTCATCTTCTGGTGCTGCCAAGCCAGTCTCTAAGGCTGCCAAGAAAGAAAGCAGTGATGATGATGACAGTTCTGAAGAGAGCTCTGACAGTGATGAGGAAAAGAGTAAATCGGTGTCAGTGGCAAAACCCAAGCAGAACGAA CCAAAAACTCCTGCCAGCAGTGGTCAAGCTACTACTGGGTCAAAGACCCTTTTTGTTGGGAATCTGTCATATAATGTGGAGACTGAACAAGT GAAGCAATTTTTTGGGGAGGCTGGTGAGGTTATGGATATTCGTTTTGCTACCGCTGATGATGGGAGCTTCAAGGGTTTTGCACATGTTGAATTTGCTACAACTGAAGCTGCTCAAAAG GCATACGAATTAAATGGAGGAGATTTGGCGGGGAGGCCTGTCAGGCTTGATTTTGCTCGTGAGCGAGGCGCTATTACTCCTGGCAGCGG GAGGGACAATAGTTCTTTCAAGAAGCCTGGTCAAAGCAATACCGCTTTTGTTAGAGGATTTGATTCATCTCTTGGGGAGGAAGAG ATCCGAAGCTCGCTTCAAGGGCATTTTAGCTCATGTGGAGATATTAGAAGAGTTTCAATCCCAAAGGATTATGATACTGGCGCAAGCAAAGG GATAGCGTACATAGAATTTGATGACATCAGTTCTTTGCCCAAAGCGCTCGAGCTGAACGGGTCTAACATTGGAGAAGGCTTAAGCTTGTTTGTTGATGAAGCCAAGCCTAGGGCTGATAACAGAGAAGGCGCTGATAGTGGTAACAGGAGCGCAGGAAGATTTAATGGGGGCGGGGGCCGCAGAGGAAGATTTGACGGGGGCGGGGGCCGCAGAGGTGGAAGGTTTGACGGGGGCGCGGGCCGCAGAGGTGGTGGAAGATTTGGCCGGGGTGACAGAGGCGGCCGGAGTGACAGGGGCCGTGGTCGGGGTGGTGCACCCCCCAGGCAGAGTGCTGGCACACCTAGTGCAG GGAAGAAGATAACTTTCGGTGATGACTGA